In Intestinibacillus sp. Marseille-P6563, a single genomic region encodes these proteins:
- the xdhA gene encoding xanthine dehydrogenase subunit XdhA has protein sequence MMAIGESKKRVDAYAKVTGQAQYVADIEPRDAYVARLVRADIANGRVLGFGLEEARAEPGVVAIYTCFDVPDIQFPTAGHPWSTEPSHQDIADRKLLNARVRVYGDEVAVVVARDAVAAARAVRKVKVQYKTYPPLDTPFDAMAEGATVLHPDLRESNVLAHSSFVLGDRSYAEARAIPGAIEVSKEYAVAPVQHCHLEPVHACAYEEGGKIVVISSTQIPHIVRRVVGQALGIPWGRVRVIKPYIGGGFGNKQDVLVEPLAAWLSQQLHGHAVKIELTREEIFTCTRVRHPFTWQVRGLVMPDGTLLGRRYRAWCNQGGYASHGHAIAANAANMFKQAYHDQCALDSESWTVYTNRTTAGAMRAYGIPQGDFVTEALTDDLAHAIGMDPLAFRLKNCMPEGYVDPHTGIPCLSYGLKECIQQGAEAFGWAEKRAKYQNQTGNTRRGVGMALFIYKTGVYPISLETAACRMLLNEDGTLQLQMGATEIGQGADTVFTQMAATATGISEENIFIQSRQDTDVTPFDTGAYGSRQSYVSGKAVKKTGETLKARILTYAAGMLDCDPETLDLREDAIWCGEEKRLTVAEVAMEACYSRTNSVHLAAEESIHCTENTFATGCCFAEVEVDVPLGKVQVLRLLNVHDSGTILNPDLARAQVHGGMSMGLGYALSEELLYDKNVRPLNGNLLDYKLPTAMDSPEFEVMFVEIPDPSGPFGNKALGEPPAIPVAPAVRNAVLHATGVAVESLPLSPQKLVEQFQAAGLIEGRRPG, from the coding sequence TTGATGGCAATCGGAGAGAGCAAAAAACGGGTCGATGCCTACGCCAAAGTGACCGGGCAGGCGCAATATGTGGCCGATATCGAGCCGCGGGACGCCTATGTCGCGCGGCTGGTGCGAGCTGACATCGCAAATGGCCGGGTGCTGGGCTTTGGTTTGGAAGAGGCGCGGGCCGAGCCGGGCGTGGTGGCCATTTACACCTGTTTCGACGTGCCGGATATCCAGTTCCCGACCGCCGGACACCCCTGGTCAACCGAGCCCTCCCACCAGGACATCGCCGACCGCAAGCTGCTCAACGCCCGCGTGCGCGTGTATGGCGACGAAGTGGCGGTCGTGGTGGCGCGCGACGCGGTGGCGGCTGCGCGCGCGGTGCGCAAGGTGAAGGTGCAGTATAAAACCTATCCGCCGCTGGATACCCCCTTTGACGCCATGGCCGAGGGTGCGACTGTCCTGCATCCCGATTTGCGGGAAAGCAATGTGCTGGCGCATTCGTCCTTTGTGCTGGGTGACCGCAGCTATGCCGAAGCGCGGGCCATCCCGGGCGCGATCGAGGTCTCCAAGGAATACGCAGTTGCCCCGGTGCAGCACTGTCATTTGGAGCCCGTGCACGCCTGCGCTTATGAGGAGGGCGGCAAGATCGTGGTGATTTCGTCCACCCAGATTCCGCACATCGTGCGCCGGGTGGTCGGGCAGGCGCTGGGCATCCCCTGGGGCCGGGTGCGGGTCATCAAGCCCTACATCGGCGGCGGGTTCGGCAACAAGCAGGATGTGCTGGTCGAGCCGCTGGCCGCCTGGCTCAGCCAGCAGCTGCACGGCCATGCGGTCAAAATCGAGCTGACGCGCGAGGAGATTTTCACCTGTACCCGGGTGCGCCATCCGTTTACCTGGCAGGTGCGCGGGCTGGTCATGCCGGACGGCACACTGCTCGGCCGCCGGTACCGCGCCTGGTGCAACCAGGGCGGCTATGCCTCCCATGGGCACGCGATCGCCGCCAACGCGGCCAACATGTTCAAGCAGGCGTATCACGACCAGTGCGCTCTGGACTCGGAAAGCTGGACGGTCTACACCAACCGTACCACGGCGGGCGCCATGCGCGCTTATGGTATCCCCCAGGGCGATTTTGTCACCGAAGCGCTGACCGACGACCTGGCGCACGCCATCGGCATGGATCCGTTGGCCTTCCGGCTGAAAAACTGCATGCCTGAGGGCTATGTGGACCCGCATACCGGAATCCCCTGCCTGTCCTATGGGCTCAAGGAGTGCATACAACAGGGCGCCGAAGCCTTTGGCTGGGCGGAAAAGCGCGCAAAGTATCAAAACCAGACGGGCAACACGCGGCGGGGCGTCGGCATGGCGCTGTTCATCTACAAGACCGGCGTGTATCCGATCTCGCTCGAAACCGCGGCCTGCCGCATGTTATTAAATGAGGACGGCACCTTGCAGCTGCAAATGGGCGCGACCGAGATCGGCCAGGGCGCGGACACGGTCTTTACCCAGATGGCCGCGACCGCGACCGGTATTTCCGAGGAAAATATTTTCATCCAGTCCAGGCAGGACACCGATGTGACGCCGTTCGACACAGGCGCCTATGGTTCGCGGCAAAGCTATGTCAGCGGCAAGGCGGTCAAAAAGACCGGCGAAACGCTCAAGGCCCGCATTTTGACCTATGCGGCCGGCATGCTGGACTGCGACCCGGAAACGCTTGATTTGCGCGAGGACGCCATTTGGTGCGGGGAGGAAAAGCGCCTGACCGTGGCCGAAGTCGCCATGGAAGCCTGTTACAGCCGCACGAACAGCGTGCATCTGGCCGCCGAGGAGAGCATCCACTGCACCGAAAACACCTTTGCCACCGGCTGCTGCTTTGCCGAGGTCGAGGTCGATGTGCCGCTCGGCAAGGTGCAGGTGCTGCGGCTGCTCAATGTCCACGATTCGGGCACGATTTTGAATCCCGACCTGGCCCGCGCCCAGGTGCATGGCGGCATGTCCATGGGGCTGGGGTATGCGCTCAGCGAAGAACTGCTCTATGATAAAAATGTGCGGCCGCTCAACGGCAATCTGCTCGACTATAAACTGCCCACGGCCATGGATTCGCCCGAATTCGAGGTCATGTTCGTCGAGATTCCCGACCCGTCCGGGCCATTTGGCAACAAGGCGCTCGGTGAGCCGCCCGCCATCCCGGTGGCCCCGGCGGTGCGCAACGCCGTGCTGCACGCCACTGGCGTGGCGGTGGAAAGCTTGCCGCTGTCCCCGCAAAAATTGGTCGAACAGTTTCAGGCCGCGGGCCTGATCGAAGGAAGGAGGCCGGGATAG